One Bombus pyrosoma isolate SC7728 linkage group LG7, ASM1482585v1, whole genome shotgun sequence genomic window carries:
- the LOC122569298 gene encoding F-actin-monooxygenase Mical isoform X4, which produces MQQPFRRQHRTREFATEKASLCGEIPVDKRVMEHQQGRKQTMNSTEVAKANEEFDLFCNATTLKSILGHFRHLCELLKIRPNTINQFYPKLRLKLRSWKAQALWKKFDQRANHKCYNRGKACPNTRVLIIGGGPCGLRSAIEAQLLGAKVVVVEKRDRMSRNNVLHLWPFVIQDLRGLGAKKFFGKFCAGSIDHISIRQLQCILLKVALILGVEFHESVSFDSLIPPPENQEEGKIGWRAKTTPADHPVCQYEFDVLIGADGKRNTLEGFKRKEFRGKLAIAITANFINKRTEAEARVEEISGVAFIFNQKFFKELYQETGIDLENIVYYKDDTHYFVMTAKKHSLIDKGVILQDYPDTAKLLAKENVDREALMLYAREAAEFSTEYQMIGMEFAVNHYGQPDVAMFDFTSMYAAENASRILERRGHRLLMILVGDSLLEPFWPTGSGCARGFLSSLDACWAIKSWGANVSPLEVIAERESIYRLLGQTTPENLNRDYAAYTLDPHTRYPNLNVSSVTPIQVRGLVDTDDPDSIKQPPVQSDIDIPKKRRRRDLRGDSQVHPDTLLRWLQKQVALYDSVQIKDMGASFKNGLAICAIIHRYRPNLIDFHNLNPDDAVTNNQLAFDILEKELSIPPIMTGEEMAQCDVPDKLAMFSYLTQIYEVFRGEIPYIKHPKLEPENEERPAHSKQLSQLTPDQKVQLIDRIVRQDSATRTRHSRSRHNENLNPADKKGDTISRRSRKRRSTEKMGATVEERQKRLADIEKNRAERMRRRQYLRNMATQQFYKSMQMLQANAKREKDEPFEDYSIFLYRQTAPDFKDRVKYLEQKILYPDREPKIHAGHHRNSIDEEFSGRIKSIEDKLKGSAPAEKKPRDLLRAIGKIEKTDWNVKEIEKKIEENKMGRTVRHEKVERVPKWSREQFLARQIKMEKKGRDQKETDSKYADIDNTLKNIDRKIKEGNVLGYNKVSAMAEQFSNKSQDAEPKVYKSNAKPTIALPAQGGSEMCHFCNKRVYLMERLSAEGKFFHRGCFRCEYCSTSLRIGNHTFDRDKSGGRFYCTQHFGFLGALKARADKKRVAVLNKENIPATPVHLKTPEKAKIPLEGVVGLDLLDRGQTPERIEFENLAGISDAEEPQSQMDEDEWTDRNFGASTAEMGSSDDISDMSDSDDDNEVYEEAIDQPLTTEGTLELAKNWTLRYSHPHAAMGQSDTGSNEYEDSSDEYTNEDDESTTATEDEDDIRARELRRQEFWLKNPTRSSDTDTGSETEVASNEGTSEESEENSATEISTDSEFEHDGATPTQHEIPEITINDSYVRKTRGNYVEPKKVQVKSKVISSINGNIKQDKDLEVAKSQLKTDHNINPSHLEKESKLNLLGFNNTNVAPLINPRKGDYLLNRTHSTEGIASKLSLELKKKYLLGGTAFGSSVMKSGSASNVDTQLRNFTDAISQHQKLLNPAPEPSPTMQAFLQGTSKLRSNNTQLSPISPTAIFSSSPIKPYNANRSSQNLLNNDTPIYKATILPEISKTHLPDLVKESSILKSKTSPNIVCGESKNIENKEIIKEQVVSSQLHTVKSSQILENARNSQNTESNFTVTTDENNGFRPRSPLHETSIIVPQVDWSKNKEETKETASTGDSDIDSDSLSSGDGEAEDEPQDKSPAVNLSPPRLQIHSTDGDLLLDEEANKCKDFDDGQSFEPDSIECSFLRDKELNTKMNTAVPAPISSMNKTSMELEIVKNEIEQLELQDDGKKSISNCSTPTSITSAISNKHDDSEENDITTAALTETEFSEWARDGEVIVSDDLRDVEFNINPEFITTRRKPTLSDASKAGHTPITIAKQEDLTDMDLDFSKLDKQIDVPINNTSKLLANGENIDFMDTDNESLLDDSLQDASNTVMLKNRGYIEFVNIKSSPTLTSSRDKLITDAPIAKLEVENDSCSEEEAYNDRNVIEINPVTMDDVMNKLNGAINKSENNAKSNVETKSNSAQEDQSITEAINKELFQSMEEDSLLIVEPAEDTTTSEVVTILASPVNPQVSIVPSQTQKEPEQEEAKITADSSNPDYLEYVKRLQSRIAEFSNAKDSIDVRKSKRKNSKSSLQSRAAEMIAEEIKNQEMTINNSFNSPATSRKLEEITRERSKQKNVIQDLLMDKVEAHKQKSAEKKARRAARASSFNSTPTLSPIRPPIPNVSPINKFVPTSIVTPENSHSRTTSAETKKSVESGTSYESQQLPWKSEIGKTTSEETNKNDIQSSENTTLTKIGNEKENFRTPVAPPRLKHEEAKRTAEKARQDARERARLKSDEDLGLSPEDKIKELRMKVARRQLSMEERKTKEEIHEPRMRLYSSGANKTGLKLQTSKSTDNMKAVAEAINFTGLSAANAKSMDELLHGDFPKSNNSVAVVKRDKKQKTKDPERRKSIIQAVSDFFFKKESSPSPSNQKDKLSMFRLTSKTKGKLYKSYSEGSDLDKVLSPKTNTRPKSVCEGMLTRNFLNENPPPIPPPPLTYTIPTTQVSDDSLSDDDTKTTAVSASCMHKATVTEGSCNSISRKTKTTKRIARQAQLKRLRMAQEIQRKLEETEVKQRELESRGVSVEKALRGEGECSDREEADLLREWFDLMKERTELRRYEKELLVRAQEVQLEDRHERLQQELRERLADDDDKKTSADVKKEGEILTEMLEIVAKRDSLIALLEEERQRYQDEDRDLEAQMLAKGLRLTPIKKCGPKYSV; this is translated from the exons GTCGTTGTGGAAAAAAGAGATCGGATGTCCAGAAACAACGTCCTTCACCTTTGGCCCTTTGTTATTCAAGATCTTCGTGGCCTAGGAGCAAAGAAATTCTTTGGGAAATTCTGCGCTGGATCTATAGATCACATCAGTATCCGCCAACTTCAATGTATCTTGCTGAAAGTCGCTTTGATCCTCGGTGTCGAGTTCCACGAAAGTGTCAGCTTCGATTCTTTGATACCGCCACCGGAGAATCAGGAAGAGGGCA AGATAGGTTGGAGAGCGAAAACCACCCCCGCTGATCATCCAGTCTGTCAATACGAGTTCGACGTGCTAATCGGCGCCGATGGCAAGAGGAATACGTTGGAGGGTTTCAAGCGCAAAGAATTTCGGGGTAAATTGGCTATAGCGATAACGgccaattttataaacaaacgAACTGAAGCGGAAGCACGGGTGGAAGAAATCAGCGGAGTGGCCTTCATCTTCAAccagaaatttttcaaagaactGTACCAAGAGACTGGTATAGATCTAgagaatattgtatattataaagatGATACTCACTACTTCGTTATGACTGCCAAAAAGCACAGCCTTATAGATAAGGGAGTAATTCTTCAG GACTATCCAGATACAGCGAAGCTGCTGGCGAAGGAAAACGTGGATCGCGAAGCATTGATGCTTTACGCCCGCGAAGCTGCTGAATTCTCTACGGAATACCAAATGATTGGTATGGAATTTGCAGTGAACCATTACGGTCAGCCAGACGTAGCTATGTTCGATTTCACGTCTATGTATGCGGCGGAGAATGCTAGCCGGATTTTGGAACGTCGGGGTCATAGACTACTTATGATCCTCGTCGGCGATAGTCTGCTCGAG ccGTTCTGGCCAACGGGATCCGGCTGTGCGAGAGGATTTTTAAGCTCCTTGGATGCTTGTTGGGCAATCAAAAGCTGGGGTGCAAATGTATCGCCGTTAGAAGTAATTGCAGAACGTGAATCTATCTACAGGCTACTCGGGCAGACCACGCCTGAAAATTTAAACAGGGATTACGCTGCATATACGCTGGACCCTCATACCAG ATACCCCAATTTGAACGTATCCTCTGTAACGCCAATACAAGTGCGAGGTTTAGTCGACACAGACGACCCTGACAGCATCAAGCAGCCTCCTGTACAGTCCGACATCGATATTCCTAAGAAACGACGTCGCCGAG ATTTACGTGGAGATTCACAAGTGCATCCAGACACGTTGCTTCGCTGGTTGCAAAAACAAGTTGCCCTGTACGACTCGGTCCAAATAAAAGATATGGGTGCCTCGTTTAAGAATGGTCTGGCTATTTGTGCGATAATTCACAGATATCGACCGAATCTAATAGACTTCCATAATTTGAATCCGGATGATGCGGTTACAAACAATCAGTTGGCCTTTGATATCTTAGAAAAAGAACTGAGCATACCTCCA ATAATGACAGGAGAGGAAATGGCTCAATGCGACGTCCCCGATAAACTCGCCATGTTTTCTTATCTCACACAGATATACGAAGTTTTCCGCGGTGAAATCCCGTACATTAAACATCCAAAATTA GAACctgaaaacgaagaaaggcCTGCACATAGTAAACAATTGAGCCAATTAACACCTGACCAAAAAGTTCAGTTAATTGACCGTATCGTCAGACAAGATAGTGCGACAAGAACGAGACACTCACGATCGCGACATAACGAAAATTTAAACCCCGCGGATAAGAAGGGAGACACGATTAGTCGACGTTCTCGAAAGAGACGAAGCACGGAGAAGATGGGCGCGACAGTG GAGGAAAGGCAGAAGAGACTCGCAGATATAGAGAAAAATCGCGCCGAACGTATGAGAAGGCGACAATATTTGCGAAACATGGCGACGCAGCAATTCTACAAAAGTATGCAGATGCTGCAAGCGAACGCAAAACGCGAGAAAGACGAGCCGTTCGAAGATTATTCGATATTCTTATACCGTCAAACTGCGCCGGATTTCAAGGATAGAGTGAAATATCTAGagcagaaaatattatatcca GATAGAGAACCCAAGATTCACGCTGGTCATCATAGAAACAGCATAGACGAGGAGTTCTCTGGCCGAATAAAGAGCATCGAGGACAAATTAAAGGGATCTGCTCCAGCTGAAAAGAAGCCCAGAGATCTTCTACGTGCCATTG gtAAAATCGAGAAGACCGATTGGAACGTGAAGGAAATCGAGAAGAAAATCGAGGAGAATAAAATGGGCCGTACTGTCCGACACGAAAAAGTAGAACGAGTGCCGAAGTGGAGTCGAGAACAG TTTTTAGCTCGACAAATCAAGATGGAGAAGAAGGGACGGGATCAAAAGGAAACAGATAGTAAGTACGCTGATATTGACAATACCCTGAAGAATATTGACAGGAAGATCAAAGAGGGTAATGTCCTCGGGTACAATAAAGTTTCGGCTATGGCCGAACAGTTTTCGAATAAAAGTCAAGACGCGGAGCCCAAGGTGTACAAATCG AATGCCAAGCCCACAATAGCGTTACCCGCGCAAGGAGGTTCGGAGATGTGTCATTTTTGCAATAAGAGAGTTTATTTAATGGAGAGACTTAGTGCCGAAGGGAAGTTTTTCCATCGAGGCTGTTTCCGTTGCGAATATTGTTCTACCTCTTTGAGAATAG GAAACCATACGTTTGATCGGGACAAGAGTGGAGGACGATTCTACTGTACACAACATTTCGGTTTCTTAGGAGCATTAAAAGCTCGCGCAGATAAGAAGAGAGTTGCAGTGTTGAACAAGGAAAACATACCTGCCACACCAGTACATCTAAAGACACCAGAGAAG GCAAAGATACCTTTAGAAGGCGTTGTTGGTCTTGATTTACTTGATCGCGGACAAACACCTGagagaatagaatttgaaaacttAGCAGGAATATCAGACGCCGAAGAACCCCAAAGTCAGATGGATGAAGACGAATGGACGGATAGAAATTTCGGTGCTTCCACTGCAGAAATGGGTTCTAGTGATGACATTTCAGACATGAG CGATTCGGATGACGATAACGAAGTATACGAAGAAGCAATAGATCAGCCCTTAACAACCGAAGGAACTCTTGAACTTGCCAAAAATTGGACACTACGATACTCTCATCCGCATGCTGCAATGGGACAGTCCGATACTGGAAGCAACGAATATGAAGATTCTAGCGATGAATACACGAACGAAG aCGATGAAAGTACAACAGCTACGGAGGATGAAGACGACATACGCGCCCGAGAGCTTAGAAGACAGGAGTTTTGGCTGAAGAATCCTACCCGTAGTTCCGATACGGACACCGGTTCGGAAACGGAG GTTGCTTCCAATGAAGGTACATCAGAAGAGAGTGAAGAAAATTCAGCTACAGAAATATCGACGGACTCTGAATTCGAACACGATGGCGCAACTCCCACACAACATGAGATTCCAGAAATTACGATCAACGATTCGTATGTCCGCAAAACCAGGGGAAATTATGTCGAGCCTAAGAAAGTTCAAGTGAAAAGCAAAGTTATTTCATCAATTAACGGGAATATCAAACAAGATAAAGACTTAGAAGTCGCGAAGTCGCAATTAAAAACGGATCATAATATAAATCCTTCTCATCTTGAGAAAGAGAGTAAGCTGAATTTATTAGGATTCAATAATACGAATGTAGCTCCATTAATAAATCCACGCAAAGGAGATTATTTATTGAACCGCACTCATTCTACCGAAGGTATTGCATCTAAATTATCTTTGGAGCtaaaaaagaagtatttaCTCGGTGGTACAGCCTTTGGTAGTTCTGTCATGAAGTCAGGATCAGCTTCGAATGTAGATACTCAGTTAAGAAATTTCACAGACGCTATTTCTCAACACCAAAAGCTCTTAAATCCCGCTCCGGAACCAAGTCCAACGATGCAAGCATTTTTACAGGGAACGAGCAAATTACGATCGAATAATACTCAACTTTCTCCTATATCGCCTACAGCTATATTCTCTTCATCTCCGATAAAACCATACAATGCCAATCGTTCCTCACAGAACTTATTGAACAACGATACTCCTATTTATAAAGCAACAATTTTGcctgaaatatcgaaaaccCACTTACCAGATTTGGTAAAGGAATctagtatattaaaatcaaaaacTTCACCTAACATTGTCTGTGGTGAATCCAAGAACATAGAgaacaaagaaattataaaagaacaaGTAGTATCTAGTCAATTGCATACAGTTAAGAGCTcacaaatattagaaaatgcGCGAAACTCTCAAAATACAGAGAGCAATTTTACTGTGACCACAGATGAAAATAATGGTTTCCGACCGCGAAGTCCCTTGCATGAGACCTCTATCATAGTACCCCAAGTCGATTGGAGCAAAAacaaggaagaaacgaaagagactGCCAGCACTGGAGATTCAGACATAGACAGTGATTCCTTATCTTCTGGCGATGGTGAAGCGGAAGATGAACCGCAGGATAAATCACCTGCTGTAAATTTGTCTCCGCCGCGTTTACAAATTCACAGTACAGATGGAGATCTGTTGCTGGACGAGGAAGCTAACAAATGTAAAGACTTTGATGATGGCCAGTCATTCGAACCAGATTCCATAGAGTGTTCATTTTTACGCGACAAAGAGTTGAATACTAAGATGAACACTGCAGTTCCTGCTCCAATATCTTCCATGAATAAAACTTCAATGGAGCTAGAGATAGTAAAGAATGAGATTGAACAGTTAGAACTGCAGGATGATGGCAAAAAAAGCATTAGCAATTGCAGTACTCCTACATCGATAACTTCTGCAATTTCCAATAAACATGATGATTCTGAAGAGAATGACATCACCACTGCTGCCCTTACGGAAACAGAATTTTCAGAATGGGCTCGTGATGGTGAGGTCATTGTCTCAGATGATCTGCGAGATGTTGAGTTCAATATTAATCCAGAATTTATAACCACAAGGCGGAAACCTACATTATCGGATGCTTCGAAGGCAGGCCATACTCCAATTACGATAGCTAAACAAGAAGATTTAACAGATATGGACTTGGATTTTTCGAAGCTTGACAAACAGATAGATGTTCCTATTAATAATACCTCGAAACTTTTAGCTAACGGcgaaaatatagattttatgGACACAGATAACGAATCACTCCTTGATGATAGTTTGCAAGATGCTTCTAATACTGTTATGCTCAAGAATAGAGGGTATATAGAATTCGTAAACATTAAGAGCTCACCAACGCTTACAAGTTCGcgagataaattaattaccgaCGCTCCTATCGCAAAATTAGAAGTAGAGAATGATTCGTGCTCAGAGGAAGAAGCTTATAACGACAGAAACGTGATAGAAATAAATCCGGTTACCATGGATGATGTTATGAATAAGCTAAACGGTGCTATAAATAAATCCGAGAATAATGCTAAATCAAACGTagaaacaaaatcaaattctGCTCAAGAAGATCAATCTATCACGGAAGCAATAAACAAAGAACTGTTCCAATCAATGGAGGAAGATAGTTTGCTTATCGTTGAACCAGCTGAAGATACCACTACTAGTGAAGTAGTCACTATTCTTGCTAGTCCCGTGAATCCACAAGTTTCAATAGTCCCGAGTCAAACTCAAAAGGAACCTGAGCAAGAGGAAGCGAAAATAACAGCTGATTCAAGCAATCCTGACTATCTGGAATATGTGAAACGTTTACAATCTAGAATCGCAGAATTTAGCAACGCCAAAGACTCTATAGATGTCAGAaaatcgaagagaaagaacTCCAAAAGCTCTCTGCAATCTCGTGCCGCTGAGATGATAGCAGAAGAAATCAAGAATCAAGAAATGACGATAAATAACAGCTTTAATTCACCAGCTACCTCTAGgaaattggaagaaattaCCAGAGAAAGATCCAAGCAAAAGAATGTAATACAAGATTTACTAATGGATAAAGTGGAAGCTCATAAGCAAAAATCTGCAGaaaaaaaagcaagaagaGCTGCTAGAGCTTCGTCGTTCAATTCAACTCCAACTTTATCGCCAATAAGACCACCCATTCCTAATGTTTCACCGATTAATAAATTCGTGCCTACATCTATAGTAACGCCTGAAAATAGTCACTCGCGTACTACTTCTGCTGAAACCAAAAAGTCTGTAGAAAGTGGAACATCTTATGAGTCACAGCAATTGCCTTGGAAATCAGAAATAGGAAAAACTACGAGTGAAGAAACTAATAAGAATGATATTCAATCCTCCGAAAATACCACATTAACTAAAATAGGTAATGAGAAAGAAAACTTTAGAACTCCGGTCGCACCTCCAAGATTGAAACACGAAGAAGCAAAGAGGACAGCAGAGAAGGCAAGGCAAGATGCAAGGGAAAGAGCCAGATTAAAGAGTGACGAGGATCTAGGTCTCAGTccagaagataaaattaaagagCTGAGAATGAAAGTCGCACGAAGACAACTTTCCatggaagagagaaaaactAAAGAAGAAATACACGAACCTCGCATGAGACTCTACAGTTCTGGAGCAAACAAGACTGgattaaaattgcaaacaagCAAGAGTACAGACAATATGAAGGCTGTAGCAGAGGCAATAAATTTTACTGGCTTATCTGCTGCCAATGCAAAATCAATGGATGAACTGTTACATGGTGATTTTCCAAAGTCAAATAATTCTGTTGCCGTTGTAAAAAGAGATAAGAAGCAAAAGACGAAAGAtccagaaagaagaaagagtaTCATCCAAGCAGTGTCAGATTTCTTCTTCAAGAAAGAATCTTCTCCTTCGCCGTCCAATCAAAAAGACAAGTTATCTATGTTCCGTCTGACGTCAAAAACAAAAGGCAAA TTATATAAATCGTATTCGGAAGGGTCAGAT cTTGATAAAGTCTTATCGCCAAAGACTAACACTAGACCAAAAAGTGTGTGCGAGGGTATGCTCACAAGAAATTTCCTAAATGAAAACCCGCCGCCAATCCCACCACCACCTCTTACTTACACCATTCCTACTACACAAGTTTCAG ATGATAGTTTATCAGATGATGATACAAAAACAACAGCTGTGTCAGCATCATGCATGCACAAGGCTACAGTAACAGAAGGTTCTTGCAATAGCATTTCACGCAAAACAAAAACTACAAAACGAATAGCTAGACAAGCACAATTAAAGAG gTTGCGTATGGCTCAAGAGATACAGAGAAAGCTAGAAGAAACAGAAGTTAAACAAAGAGAATTGGAAAGCAGAGGTGTTAGCGTTGAAAAAGCTCTTCGTGGAGAAGGCG aatgcTCTGATCGGGAAGAAGCGGATTTACTCAGAGAGTGGTTCGATCTTATGAAAGAACGCACGGAATTACGCAGATACGAAAAGGAGCTTTTGGTACGAGCTCAAGAAGTTCAACTTGAAGATCGTCATGAAAGATTGCAACAGGAATTACGTGAACGCTTAGCTGACGATG ATGATAAAAAGACCAGTGCTGatgtgaaaaaagaaggagagattTTAACAGAAATGTTGGAAATAGTTGCAAAGCGGGACTCGCTCATTGCTCTTTTAGAAGAGGAGCGACAAAG GTATCAAGATGAAGATCGTGACCTTGAAGCTCAAATGTTGGCTAAAGGCCTCAGATTAACACCAATAAAAAAATGTGGTCCTAAGTATTCGGTTTAA